In Candidatus Promineifilum breve, one genomic interval encodes:
- a CDS encoding FtsK/SpoIIIE family DNA translocase — MATGKNGGKSNGTRKVSATSKGKSGAPTKSAAKKPAAKSKSAAKNKAPSPRLNDGQRHLLAGIAILFLTAILLLSLLSPNQGQFTQWLSGLAGLAFGLGRVIIPIVTGGVGIYLVLRGMEQQPELPYLRLLGFAIVFLVLLAFATMVTYQREPTYADLYAVAAAGQGGGYTGALLATTLARLLGDWGTIITLVVIGAAGAVLVSGLSRAQFAGWFTREPRPSTGAEPAAREVRINPGREKPVAKPEPPAQMRLIPDGEAADNKTRAAAKPDKPPAREKTKKGQKDTAPPPPFVGVEPPTAAPGSVWTLPRVADVLESGTDVDVNSASIRERVEVIEHTLESFGAPATVVEINQGPTITQFGVEPNYIIQRGGKRTKVKVGKIAGLADDLALALAARSIRIQAPVPGKGYVGIEVPNSAKALVSLRDVMESTEYARMKSSLRIGLGQNVAGQPIVADLAVMPHLLIAGTTGSGKSVCVNGLIACLLLQNTPDDLRLVMIDPKRVELTGYNGIPHLAAPVVVDMDRVIGTLQWALREMDNRYKQFAGAGARNIEEYNRKLRRGDPTATKLPYIVIFIDELADLMMLAPEDTERSVTRLAQMARATGIHMVIATQRPSVDVVTGLIKANFPARIAFAVASGTDSRVILDATGAERLLGQGDMLFQSPDAAAPVRLQGCFVSDGELAQLITYWQTARRAQIIAAPGTTSPAARPTTIAPDRVVKGTVVLVDPDPATTDRRRPAAAVPPPVSHLNAPEAAPDKPAPQRRAPSIPTTPPESPASQPTFIAPTPVRPQTADDRPSTLDDPSSVAHRSPADDVLQQPLWEALQEMENGNGEDAGDDELLPEAIALVRSLNKASTSLLQRRFRIGYTRAARLMDALEDGGIIGPPTGTSKAREVYGEDGQPADREEGEGREGTSDTDAPID; from the coding sequence ATGGCAACGGGAAAAAACGGCGGCAAATCGAACGGGACGCGCAAGGTCAGCGCCACGAGCAAGGGCAAAAGCGGCGCGCCGACCAAGAGCGCGGCCAAAAAACCGGCGGCCAAGAGCAAGAGCGCGGCCAAGAACAAAGCGCCGTCGCCCCGGCTCAACGACGGCCAGCGCCACCTGCTGGCCGGTATCGCCATCCTCTTCCTGACGGCCATCCTGCTTCTCAGCCTGCTCTCGCCCAATCAGGGGCAATTCACCCAGTGGCTATCGGGGCTGGCCGGGCTGGCCTTTGGGCTGGGCCGGGTCATCATCCCCATCGTCACCGGCGGCGTGGGCATCTATCTCGTCCTGCGCGGCATGGAGCAGCAGCCGGAATTGCCCTACCTGCGCCTGTTGGGTTTCGCCATCGTCTTCCTCGTCTTGCTGGCCTTCGCCACCATGGTGACCTACCAGCGCGAGCCGACCTACGCCGACCTCTATGCCGTGGCCGCGGCCGGGCAGGGCGGCGGCTACACCGGCGCGCTTCTGGCGACGACGCTGGCCCGGCTGCTGGGCGATTGGGGGACGATTATCACCCTGGTGGTCATCGGCGCGGCCGGGGCGGTGCTGGTGTCGGGCCTCAGCCGCGCCCAGTTCGCCGGCTGGTTCACACGCGAGCCGCGCCCATCGACCGGGGCCGAGCCGGCCGCGCGCGAGGTGCGCATCAACCCCGGCCGCGAGAAACCGGTGGCCAAGCCCGAGCCGCCCGCCCAGATGCGCCTGATCCCCGACGGCGAAGCGGCCGACAACAAGACCCGCGCCGCCGCCAAGCCCGACAAGCCGCCCGCCCGCGAGAAAACCAAAAAGGGGCAAAAGGACACCGCCCCGCCGCCGCCCTTTGTCGGCGTCGAGCCGCCCACGGCCGCCCCCGGCTCGGTCTGGACGCTGCCGCGCGTGGCCGACGTGCTGGAATCGGGCACCGACGTGGACGTGAACAGCGCCTCCATCCGCGAGCGGGTGGAGGTCATCGAGCATACGCTGGAGAGCTTCGGCGCGCCGGCCACGGTGGTCGAGATCAACCAGGGGCCGACGATCACCCAGTTTGGCGTGGAGCCGAACTACATCATCCAGCGCGGCGGCAAGCGCACCAAGGTCAAGGTGGGCAAGATCGCCGGGCTGGCCGACGACCTGGCCCTGGCCCTGGCCGCCCGCTCCATCCGCATCCAGGCCCCCGTGCCCGGCAAGGGGTACGTGGGCATCGAAGTGCCCAACAGCGCCAAGGCCCTCGTCTCCCTGCGCGACGTGATGGAATCGACCGAGTACGCGCGCATGAAGTCGTCGCTGCGCATCGGGCTGGGGCAGAACGTGGCCGGGCAGCCCATCGTGGCCGATCTGGCCGTCATGCCCCACCTGCTCATCGCCGGGACGACCGGCTCCGGTAAATCGGTCTGCGTCAACGGCCTGATAGCCTGCCTGCTGCTGCAAAACACGCCCGACGACCTGCGGCTGGTGATGATCGACCCCAAGCGGGTGGAATTGACCGGCTACAACGGCATCCCCCATCTGGCCGCGCCGGTGGTGGTCGATATGGATCGGGTCATCGGCACGCTGCAATGGGCGCTGCGCGAGATGGACAACCGCTACAAGCAGTTCGCCGGGGCCGGGGCGCGCAATATCGAAGAGTACAACCGCAAGCTGCGCCGTGGCGACCCCACCGCGACCAAGCTGCCCTACATCGTCATCTTCATCGACGAATTGGCCGACCTGATGATGCTGGCCCCGGAAGACACTGAGCGCTCCGTCACCCGTCTGGCGCAGATGGCCCGCGCCACGGGCATCCACATGGTCATCGCCACGCAGCGGCCGTCGGTCGACGTGGTGACCGGCCTCATCAAGGCCAACTTCCCGGCCCGCATCGCCTTCGCCGTCGCCAGCGGCACCGATAGCCGCGTCATCCTCGACGCCACCGGCGCGGAGCGGCTCTTGGGCCAGGGCGACATGCTCTTCCAAAGCCCCGACGCCGCCGCGCCGGTGCGCCTGCAAGGGTGTTTTGTCAGCGACGGCGAACTGGCCCAGCTCATCACCTATTGGCAGACGGCCCGTCGGGCGCAGATCATCGCCGCGCCGGGGACGACATCGCCCGCCGCCCGGCCCACGACCATCGCGCCCGACCGGGTGGTGAAGGGCACGGTGGTGCTCGTCGATCCCGATCCGGCGACCACTGACCGCCGCCGGCCGGCCGCCGCCGTGCCGCCGCCGGTGTCGCATCTGAACGCACCGGAAGCGGCCCCCGACAAGCCCGCGCCGCAGCGCCGCGCGCCGAGCATTCCGACCACCCCGCCGGAGTCGCCGGCCTCGCAACCGACCTTTATTGCGCCGACGCCTGTAAGACCACAGACCGCGGACGACAGACCATCCACCTTGGACGATCCGTCGTCTGTCGCCCATCGTTCGCCGGCCGACGACGTCCTACAGCAACCGCTGTGGGAAGCGCTCCAGGAGATGGAGAACGGCAACGGCGAAGACGCGGGCGACGACGAACTGCTGCCGGAAGCCATCGCCCTGGTGCGCTCGCTCAATAAGGCATCCACGTCGCTGCTCCAGCGGCGCTTCCGCATCGGCTACACCCGCGCCGCCCGGCTGATGGACGCGCTGGAGGACGGCGGGATCATTGGGCCGCCGACGGGGACGAGTAAGGCGCGGGAGGTGTATGGGGAAGATGGGCAGCCGGCAGATCGTGAGGAAGGTGAAGGGAGAGAGGGAACGAGCGATACTGACGCTCCCATTGACTAG
- a CDS encoding SDR family NAD(P)-dependent oxidoreductase, whose translation MSQPDLSGKVAIVTGAGHGAGAAVARALAAAGARVAVNDINPDRAYRGAAELRDGGGLALGIQADVSNRFQCVHLIETTRAEWGRVDILVNHANISPTATILRMDEWELMRVLDVNVKSVFFMCQLVGRVMADQHQADGRRGVIVNLTAPEPDGPGHAAYAATMGALPAFGRACAREFAPLGISVQTLLAAPTPEETAAAVMSVVTHSE comes from the coding sequence ATGAGTCAACCCGATTTGAGCGGTAAAGTTGCCATCGTCACCGGCGCGGGCCACGGCGCGGGGGCGGCCGTCGCCCGGGCGCTGGCCGCGGCCGGGGCGCGCGTGGCCGTCAACGACATCAATCCCGACCGGGCCTATCGCGGCGCGGCCGAGTTGCGCGATGGCGGCGGGCTGGCCCTCGGCATCCAGGCCGACGTCAGCAATCGCTTCCAGTGCGTCCACCTGATCGAGACGACGCGCGCCGAGTGGGGTCGAGTGGATATTCTCGTCAACCACGCCAATATCTCCCCCACGGCCACCATTTTACGCATGGACGAGTGGGAACTGATGCGCGTGCTCGACGTCAACGTGAAGAGCGTCTTCTTCATGTGCCAGCTCGTGGGCCGGGTCATGGCCGATCAACACCAGGCCGATGGCCGGCGCGGGGTCATCGTCAATCTGACCGCGCCGGAGCCGGACGGCCCCGGCCACGCCGCCTACGCGGCCACGATGGGCGCGCTGCCCGCCTTCGGCCGCGCCTGCGCTCGCGAATTCGCGCCGTTGGGGATCAGCGTTCAGACCCTCCTCGCCGCGCCCACGCCGGAAGAGACAGCCGCGGCCGTAATGAGCGTGGTGACGCATTCCGAGTAA
- a CDS encoding Rcas_1661 family thioredoxin-like (seleno)lipoprotein yields MLKTVAIIGLLLVLVACAPAPTATPAPTTVGATVTPVTSPTPAPDGDSPAVGDDGIVYGRTDDGAFFQGAADAPVTLIDYSDFLUPTCRAHVLGAEQDIIANHVATGEVRLIYWPMLDLGPNSENAAVAAFCAGEQDAAHFWAYHHTLFENQRSVYLARRDFFVETAAALGLDGAAFEACYDGETTRALVIELDEARRAIGIRQRPTFDINGHILLGAQPYETFAEAIAASR; encoded by the coding sequence TTGCTAAAAACTGTTGCTATTATTGGCTTGTTACTGGTGCTGGTTGCCTGTGCCCCGGCCCCGACCGCCACGCCCGCGCCGACAACCGTCGGCGCCACTGTAACCCCCGTCACCTCGCCAACCCCCGCGCCGGACGGGGATTCGCCGGCCGTGGGCGATGACGGCATCGTCTATGGCCGCACCGACGACGGCGCGTTCTTCCAGGGCGCGGCCGACGCCCCGGTGACGCTGATCGACTACTCCGACTTTCTGTGACCGACCTGTCGCGCCCACGTGCTGGGCGCCGAGCAGGACATCATCGCCAACCACGTCGCGACTGGCGAGGTGCGTCTGATTTACTGGCCCATGCTCGACCTGGGGCCGAACAGCGAGAACGCCGCCGTGGCCGCCTTCTGCGCCGGCGAGCAGGACGCCGCCCACTTCTGGGCCTACCACCACACCCTCTTCGAGAATCAGCGCAGTGTCTACCTGGCGCGGCGCGATTTCTTCGTGGAGACGGCCGCCGCGTTGGGGCTGGACGGCGCGGCGTTCGAGGCCTGTTACGACGGCGAAACCACGCGGGCGCTGGTCATTGAACTGGACGAGGCGCGGCGGGCGATCGGGATTCGCCAGCGGCCGACGTTCGACATCAACGGCCACATCCTCCTCGGCGCGCAACCGTATGAGACCTTCGCCGAGGCCATCGCCGCTTCAAGATAA
- a CDS encoding LysM peptidoglycan-binding domain-containing protein, which yields MLPFLFLNVVVSAVVVLSILFWWSNRDGIGAAATDTAAVATLPGGALPTPIIAAPPSGTIPPTAPAAPAAGEPVVHTVQAGETLNMISQQYDVSIDDIMAANGLDNPNFIGVGQQLTIPVGGLPEPTIAPTEAPAALPSPIPTEPAAAAGGAGAIAITGILDPGLLETEAVQFVNNGATEQLMQGWKVRDEDNNVYTFGGVSIFGEGAGILLHTRAGDDTFSDLHWGLGEPIWRSGEKLTLWDANEQVVATYTVP from the coding sequence ATGCTTCCCTTCCTGTTCCTGAACGTCGTCGTCTCGGCCGTGGTGGTGTTGTCCATCCTGTTCTGGTGGAGCAACCGCGACGGCATTGGGGCGGCGGCGACCGATACGGCCGCCGTGGCGACCCTGCCCGGTGGCGCGCTGCCCACGCCCATCATCGCCGCGCCGCCCTCGGGCACGATTCCGCCCACGGCCCCGGCCGCGCCGGCGGCGGGTGAGCCGGTCGTCCACACCGTGCAGGCGGGCGAGACGCTGAACATGATCAGCCAGCAATATGACGTCAGCATCGACGACATCATGGCCGCCAACGGCCTGGACAATCCCAACTTCATCGGCGTCGGCCAGCAGTTGACCATCCCCGTCGGCGGCCTGCCGGAACCGACGATCGCGCCGACCGAGGCCCCGGCGGCCCTGCCCTCGCCCATCCCCACCGAACCGGCGGCGGCGGCCGGCGGCGCGGGCGCCATCGCCATTACCGGCATCCTCGACCCCGGCCTGCTGGAGACCGAGGCGGTGCAATTCGTCAACAACGGGGCCACCGAGCAGTTGATGCAGGGCTGGAAGGTGCGCGACGAGGACAACAACGTCTATACCTTCGGCGGCGTCAGCATCTTTGGCGAGGGGGCGGGCATCCTGCTGCACACGCGGGCCGGCGACGATACCTTCAGCGACCTGCATTGGGGCCTGGGCGAACCCATCTGGCGCAGCGGCGAGAAGTTGACGCTGTGGGATGCCAATGAGCAGGTGGTGGCGACGTATACCGTGCCGTAA
- a CDS encoding type II toxin-antitoxin system Phd/YefM family antitoxin — MTILISRTDLARNTRKVIDDARRSGPVVVESYGEEQVAVLDIIDYRLLRAAVRFLAGEPSGESFAAPEGLTEGDLEQSIIEAGGDIQAKWDQIVAAHQVNDISLGRAAELLHMNRFELAERYNRLGIPLQLGPSTLEEVWREIEVLRR, encoded by the coding sequence ATGACGATTCTCATTAGCCGCACTGATTTGGCTCGCAATACGCGCAAGGTAATAGATGACGCTCGTCGCTCCGGGCCGGTCGTGGTCGAAAGCTATGGCGAAGAACAGGTGGCTGTTCTAGACATTATTGATTACCGCTTACTTCGCGCCGCTGTACGTTTTTTAGCGGGTGAACCGAGCGGCGAATCCTTTGCCGCGCCCGAAGGCTTAACCGAAGGAGATCTTGAACAATCAATCATAGAGGCCGGTGGCGATATTCAAGCGAAATGGGATCAGATTGTCGCTGCACACCAGGTCAACGATATTAGCCTGGGTCGGGCGGCCGAACTCCTACACATGAACCGTTTTGAATTAGCGGAACGGTACAATCGGCTTGGAATTCCCCTTCAACTAGGGCCGTCCACTTTGGAAGAAGTTTGGCGCGAAATTGAGGTGTTGCGCCGGTGA
- a CDS encoding ubiquinone/menaquinone biosynthesis methyltransferase: MAHLQGQERADYVQDMFARIAGRYDTMNRLMTFGQDVRWRRAVIRKANLPAGGRLLDIATGTGDIADEGRRQVPGLSAIGGDFTIEMMQAGKRLPGREFIRWTAADTLRLPFADATFDAVTSGFLMRNVIDVAGALREQARVTRPGGRVVILESSPPKDNLLKPFIKIHLNHVIPTLGRLVAGESDAYRYLPDSTQAFQGPEQLAEAMRAAGLANVSYQLFMFGTIGIHVGTKRKN, from the coding sequence ATGGCCCACCTCCAAGGACAAGAACGCGCCGACTACGTGCAGGACATGTTCGCCCGCATCGCCGGCCGCTATGACACCATGAACCGGCTGATGACCTTCGGCCAGGACGTGCGCTGGCGGCGCGCCGTCATCCGGAAGGCCAATCTGCCGGCCGGCGGCCGGCTGCTCGACATCGCCACCGGCACGGGCGACATCGCCGACGAGGGGCGGCGGCAAGTGCCCGGCCTCAGCGCCATCGGCGGCGACTTCACCATCGAGATGATGCAAGCCGGCAAGCGCCTGCCCGGCCGGGAGTTCATTCGCTGGACGGCGGCCGACACGCTGCGCTTGCCCTTCGCCGACGCCACCTTCGACGCCGTGACCTCCGGCTTCCTGATGCGCAATGTCATCGACGTGGCGGGCGCGCTGCGCGAGCAGGCGCGCGTGACCAGGCCGGGCGGCCGGGTGGTCATCCTCGAATCCAGCCCGCCCAAGGACAACCTGCTCAAGCCGTTCATCAAGATTCACCTGAACCATGTGATCCCCACCCTCGGCCGCCTCGTGGCCGGGGAGAGCGACGCCTACCGCTATCTGCCCGACAGCACCCAGGCCTTCCAGGGGCCGGAGCAACTGGCCGAGGCCATGCGCGCCGCCGGTCTGGCGAACGTGAGCTATCAGCTATTCATGTTCGGCACGATTGGCATTCATGTGGGGACGAAGAGGAAGAATTAG
- a CDS encoding AraC family transcriptional regulator: MSSLENMNLALAYIEDNLTEEIDFRQVERLALCSEYHFRRVFSFLAGITLSEYIRRRRLTLAAFDLIHDNARVIDTAIKYGYHAPDSFGRAFYGLHGVTPTEARQAGRPLKAFPRMTFQMTVQGASEMNYRIVEKEGFAIVGLMRRVPLIYEGVNPHIAAMSRELNDELIRTLKALSNVEPQGLISASTNFTEGRQEGGELDHYIGVATTSDQPEGLARLDVPAGVWAVFEAVGPFPQALQNVWGRIYSEWFPTSGYSLVPGPEILWNENKDFDSPTFRSEIWIPVASRPISH; the protein is encoded by the coding sequence GTGAGTTCGCTCGAAAATATGAATCTGGCCCTGGCCTACATCGAAGACAACCTGACCGAGGAGATCGACTTCCGGCAGGTGGAGAGGTTAGCCCTGTGCTCGGAGTATCATTTCCGGCGGGTGTTCTCCTTTCTGGCCGGCATCACCCTGTCCGAGTATATCCGTCGCCGCCGCCTGACCCTGGCCGCGTTTGATCTGATCCATGACAACGCGCGAGTCATCGATACGGCGATCAAGTACGGCTACCACGCGCCGGACTCGTTTGGCCGGGCATTCTATGGGCTGCATGGCGTGACGCCGACCGAGGCGCGCCAGGCCGGCCGGCCGCTCAAGGCGTTCCCGCGCATGACTTTCCAGATGACTGTGCAAGGAGCAAGTGAAATGAATTACCGGATCGTGGAAAAAGAAGGCTTTGCCATCGTGGGCCTCATGCGGCGCGTGCCGTTGATCTATGAGGGCGTCAATCCCCACATCGCCGCCATGTCGCGCGAGCTAAACGACGAGCTAATCCGCACCCTCAAGGCGCTCTCCAACGTCGAGCCGCAAGGGTTGATCAGCGCCTCGACCAATTTCACCGAGGGGCGGCAGGAAGGGGGCGAACTGGATCATTACATCGGCGTGGCGACGACGAGCGACCAGCCGGAGGGCCTGGCGCGGCTGGACGTGCCCGCGGGCGTATGGGCCGTGTTCGAAGCGGTCGGCCCTTTCCCGCAAGCATTGCAGAACGTCTGGGGGCGGATCTATTCTGAATGGTTTCCCACTTCGGGGTATAGCCTGGTGCCGGGGCCGGAGATATTGTGGAACGAAAACAAAGACTTCGATTCGCCAACGTTCCGCAGCGAGATATGGATCCCGGTGGCGTCCCGTCCCATTTCTCATTAA